In Micrococcales bacterium, the following proteins share a genomic window:
- a CDS encoding response regulator transcription factor — MSRILVVEDEQSFSDALSFMLRKEGFDVTVAADGQVAVDLFEQDGADIVLLDIMLPGMSGTEVCRRIRMTSQVPIIMVTAKDSEIDKVVGLELGADDYVTKPFSSRELVARIRAVLRRRTPERAHTDEGSLQVGNIVMDVERHVVTVADSTVKLPLKEFELLEVLMRNAGRVLTRGQLIDRVWGADYVGDTKTLDVHVKRLRSKIEPNPAEPQWLVTVRGLGYKLEV, encoded by the coding sequence ATGAGCCGGATTCTTGTGGTGGAGGATGAGCAGTCGTTCAGCGACGCTTTGTCCTTCATGCTCCGCAAGGAGGGTTTCGACGTCACGGTGGCCGCCGACGGCCAGGTGGCGGTGGACCTGTTCGAGCAGGACGGCGCGGACATCGTGCTGCTGGACATCATGCTGCCCGGCATGTCGGGCACGGAGGTCTGCCGGCGCATTCGCATGACCTCGCAGGTGCCCATCATCATGGTGACCGCGAAGGACTCCGAGATCGACAAGGTCGTGGGCCTGGAACTCGGCGCCGACGACTACGTCACCAAACCGTTCTCCTCACGCGAACTGGTGGCCCGGATCCGCGCAGTGCTGCGACGGCGGACACCTGAGCGCGCGCATACCGATGAGGGGTCGTTGCAGGTCGGGAACATCGTGATGGACGTCGAGCGCCACGTCGTGACAGTCGCCGATTCCACGGTCAAGTTGCCGCTCAAGGAGTTCGAACTGCTCGAGGTTCTCATGCGCAACGCCGGCCGGGTCCTCACCCGCGGCCAGCTCATCGACCGGGTCTGGGGGGCCGACTACGTCGGGGACACCAAGACCCTCGATGTGCACGTGAAGCGCCTGCGTTCCAAGATCGAGCCGAACCCCGCCGAGCCCCAGTGGCTGGTGACCGTGCGGGGCCTCGGATACAAGCTCGAGGTCTGA
- a CDS encoding two-component sensor histidine kinase, with the protein MHGDHGHPIRCVHAFQCERCPQRPPPEPVTLSVNAAWGRTPGERQATGRKRPLAWRCRVTAGLRTLGTVTGVWVLIAAVLGIVIGVLAGRWTARPGDRTTDAPGLDVLQLAETERILSALPGASIVVDSSGTPVRVSNRPLALTLVQNGRIAIPEISAMIADVRRDGAIREHDLSVSRPPLGRGLITLRLRVAPLGPDTVLVLAEDLSESARVDAVRRDFVANVSHELKTPIGALSLLAEAVLSSADEPDAVRHFAGRMEAEAGRLSALVGDLIDLSRLQGEDPLKESERVDIDAVLAEALDTTRLLAQNSQIEVVVDGASGLAVLGVEAHLVTALRNLLTNAITYSPRGTRVSVATRLSHGVVEISVTDQGMGIPENELHRVFERFYRVDQARSRVTGGTGLGLSIVKHVAENHGGEVGVWSVLGEGSAFTLRLPPYSADDIPLSPAAVEEESNV; encoded by the coding sequence ATGCATGGAGACCATGGCCACCCGATTCGCTGCGTGCATGCCTTCCAGTGTGAACGATGCCCGCAGCGGCCGCCCCCGGAGCCCGTGACGCTGTCGGTGAACGCCGCGTGGGGGCGTACGCCAGGTGAACGGCAGGCAACCGGGCGGAAGCGTCCACTGGCGTGGCGCTGCCGGGTGACCGCCGGGTTACGTACGCTCGGGACTGTGACCGGAGTGTGGGTCCTCATCGCCGCAGTGCTGGGCATCGTCATTGGCGTGCTCGCCGGGCGCTGGACCGCTCGCCCCGGCGACCGCACCACCGACGCGCCCGGCTTGGATGTCCTGCAGTTGGCCGAGACCGAACGCATTCTGTCCGCGCTGCCCGGAGCGTCCATCGTGGTCGACTCCTCCGGCACGCCGGTACGGGTCAGCAACCGGCCGCTGGCGCTGACGCTCGTGCAGAACGGCCGCATCGCCATCCCCGAGATCTCGGCGATGATCGCCGATGTCCGCCGTGACGGCGCGATCCGCGAACACGACCTGTCCGTCAGCCGCCCGCCCCTGGGCCGCGGTCTGATCACGCTGCGGTTGCGGGTGGCGCCGCTCGGGCCGGACACAGTGCTCGTGCTCGCCGAGGACCTGTCGGAGTCTGCTCGGGTGGACGCTGTCCGCCGCGATTTCGTGGCCAACGTGAGCCATGAGCTGAAGACGCCGATCGGCGCGTTGAGTCTGCTGGCCGAAGCCGTCCTGAGTTCTGCAGACGAACCGGACGCTGTGCGTCACTTCGCGGGCCGTATGGAGGCCGAGGCGGGCCGCCTGAGTGCGCTGGTCGGTGACCTGATCGACCTTAGCCGGCTGCAGGGCGAAGACCCGCTCAAGGAGTCTGAGCGCGTGGACATCGACGCGGTGCTGGCCGAGGCGCTGGACACCACCCGGCTGCTGGCCCAGAACTCGCAGATCGAGGTGGTGGTCGATGGCGCTTCCGGACTGGCCGTGCTGGGGGTTGAGGCGCACCTCGTGACCGCCCTGCGCAACCTGCTGACCAACGCCATCACCTACAGCCCGCGCGGAACCAGGGTGTCGGTGGCGACGCGCCTGTCGCACGGGGTGGTCGAAATCAGCGTCACAGACCAGGGCATGGGCATTCCGGAGAACGAGTTGCACCGGGTGTTCGAGCGGTTCTACCGCGTCGACCAAGCGCGCTCGCGAGTCACCGGTGGCACCGGCCTGGGCTTGTCCATCGTCAAGCACGTCGCGGAGAACCACGGCGGTGAAGTGGGGGTGTGGAGCGTGCTCGGCGAGGGCAGCGCGTTCACCCTGCGCCTGCCGCCGTACTCCGCCGACGACATCCCCCTGTCCCCCGCTGCCGTCGAAGAGGAGAGCAACGTATGA
- a CDS encoding YbjN domain-containing protein produces MRPGPAGAADPHAAVRVIEAIQSWLADSGLDHEIAGNTVTLVLPGEHKLRTTVSLVAGSHSLSINAFVARHPDENTGELHRWLLERNRRLFAVAYAIDQLGDIYLVGRIPAAAVSADVLDQVLGSVLTEADGSFNTILELGFRSAIEREWRWRLSRGESTGNLAAFEHLRPRD; encoded by the coding sequence ATACGACCTGGCCCTGCGGGAGCGGCCGATCCTCATGCGGCGGTACGCGTGATCGAGGCGATCCAGTCGTGGTTGGCGGATTCCGGGCTGGACCACGAAATCGCCGGGAACACCGTCACGCTGGTGTTGCCCGGCGAACACAAGCTGCGCACGACGGTCTCCCTGGTGGCCGGGTCGCATTCGTTGTCCATCAACGCCTTCGTCGCCCGGCATCCCGATGAGAACACCGGCGAGCTCCACCGCTGGCTGCTGGAGCGCAACCGCCGCCTGTTCGCGGTCGCGTACGCCATCGACCAGCTCGGCGACATCTACCTGGTCGGCCGGATCCCGGCAGCGGCGGTCAGTGCCGACGTACTCGACCAAGTACTCGGTTCCGTGCTCACCGAGGCTGACGGCTCCTTCAACACGATCCTCGAGCTGGGATTCCGTTCGGCCATCGAACGGGAGTGGCGCTGGCGACTGTCCCGCGGGGAGTCCACAGGCAACCTCGCCGCGTTCGAACATCTTCGGCCGCGGGACTGA
- a CDS encoding phosphoglyceromutase, whose translation MTTLILLRHGESEWNALNLFTGWVDVDLTDKGVAEAGTAGALLADSGVLPEVVHTSVLRRAIRTTNLALETCDRHWIPVRRSWRLNERHYGALQGKNKKQTLAEFGEEQFMLWRRSYDTPPPPIAPHDEYSQIDDPRYAGLPPEIRPLTECLKDVVTRMLPYWYDAVVPDLSTYGTVMVGAHGNSLRALVKHLEDISDSDIAGLNIPTGIPLVYDLDADLRPTGPGRYLDPEAAASAAAAVANQGKQ comes from the coding sequence ATGACCACACTGATCCTGTTGCGCCACGGCGAGAGCGAATGGAACGCGCTGAACCTGTTCACCGGCTGGGTCGATGTTGACCTGACCGACAAGGGCGTCGCGGAGGCCGGCACGGCGGGCGCGCTGCTCGCGGACTCCGGGGTGCTGCCCGAGGTGGTGCACACGTCGGTTCTGCGCCGGGCGATCCGGACCACGAACCTGGCGCTGGAGACCTGCGACCGGCACTGGATCCCTGTGCGCCGGTCGTGGCGGCTCAACGAGCGGCACTACGGAGCGTTACAGGGCAAGAACAAGAAGCAGACCCTTGCGGAGTTCGGTGAGGAGCAGTTCATGCTCTGGCGCCGCTCGTACGACACCCCGCCGCCCCCGATCGCACCCCATGACGAGTACTCCCAGATCGACGACCCGCGCTACGCCGGTCTGCCGCCGGAGATCCGGCCGCTGACCGAGTGCCTCAAGGACGTCGTCACGCGCATGCTCCCGTACTGGTACGACGCGGTCGTTCCCGACCTGTCGACATACGGCACCGTGATGGTCGGGGCACACGGCAACTCGTTGCGGGCCCTGGTCAAGCACCTGGAGGACATCTCGGACTCCGACATCGCAGGGCTGAACATCCCGACCGGTATCCCGCTGGTGTACGACCTCGACGCCGATCTGCGGCCCACCGGTCCCGGGCGCTACCTCGACCCGGAGGCTGCGGCCTCGGCGGCTGCGGCAGTGGCTAACCAAGGCAAGCAGTGA
- the groL gene encoding chaperonin GroEL (60 kDa chaperone family; promotes refolding of misfolded polypeptides especially under stressful conditions; forms two stacked rings of heptamers to form a barrel-shaped 14mer; ends can be capped by GroES; misfolded proteins enter the barrel where they are refolded when GroES binds) has product MAKIIAFDEEARRALERGMNTLADAVRVTLGPKGRNVVLEKKWGAPTITNDGVSIAKEIELEDPYEKIGAELVKEVAKKTDDVAGDGTTTATVLAQALVREGLRNVAAGSNPMALKRGIEQAVEAISEQLLSMAKEVETKEQIASTASISAADTTVGEIIAEAMDKVGKEGVITVEESNTFGLELELTEGMRFDKGYISPYFVTDPERMEAVLEDPYILIVNSKISAVKDLLPILEKVMQAGKPLAIIAEDVEGEALATIVVNKIRGTFKSVAVKAPGFGDRRKAMLQDIAILTGGQVISEEVGLKLESVGIELLGRARKVVVTKDETTIVEGAGDADQIAGRVNQIRAEIENSDSDYDREKLQERLAKLAGGVAVIKAGAATEVELKERKHRIEDAVRNAKAAVEEGIVAGGGVALLQASQAAFEKLELDGEEAVGANIVRVAVEAPLKQIAVNAGLEGGVVAEKVRHLEPGHGLNAATGDYVDLIEAGIIDPAKVTRSALLNAASIAALFLTTEVVVADKPEKAAPVAPGAGDMGGMDF; this is encoded by the coding sequence ATGGCGAAGATTATCGCTTTCGACGAGGAAGCCCGCCGCGCTCTTGAGCGCGGCATGAACACCCTGGCTGACGCAGTGCGCGTCACCCTCGGACCGAAGGGCCGCAACGTCGTGCTGGAGAAGAAGTGGGGCGCCCCCACGATCACCAACGATGGCGTGTCCATCGCCAAGGAGATCGAGCTCGAGGACCCCTACGAGAAGATCGGCGCCGAGCTGGTGAAGGAGGTCGCCAAGAAGACCGACGACGTGGCCGGTGACGGCACCACCACGGCGACGGTCCTGGCCCAGGCACTGGTCCGCGAGGGCCTGCGCAACGTCGCCGCCGGGTCCAACCCGATGGCGCTGAAGCGCGGCATCGAGCAGGCCGTCGAGGCCATCAGCGAGCAGCTGCTCAGCATGGCCAAGGAGGTCGAGACCAAGGAGCAGATCGCGTCCACCGCGTCCATCTCCGCGGCCGACACGACCGTCGGCGAGATCATCGCCGAGGCCATGGACAAGGTCGGCAAGGAAGGCGTCATCACCGTCGAGGAGAGCAACACCTTCGGCCTGGAGCTCGAGCTCACCGAGGGCATGCGCTTCGACAAGGGTTACATCTCGCCCTACTTCGTGACCGACCCCGAGCGCATGGAGGCCGTCCTCGAGGACCCCTACATCCTCATCGTCAACTCCAAGATCTCCGCAGTGAAGGACCTGCTGCCGATCTTGGAGAAGGTCATGCAGGCCGGCAAGCCGCTGGCGATCATCGCCGAGGATGTCGAGGGCGAGGCCCTGGCCACCATCGTGGTGAACAAGATCCGCGGCACTTTCAAGTCCGTGGCTGTGAAGGCACCGGGCTTCGGTGACCGCCGCAAGGCCATGCTGCAGGACATCGCGATCCTCACCGGTGGCCAGGTCATCTCCGAGGAGGTCGGCCTCAAGCTGGAGAGCGTCGGCATCGAGCTGCTCGGCCGCGCCCGCAAGGTGGTCGTCACCAAGGACGAGACGACCATCGTCGAGGGTGCCGGTGACGCCGACCAGATCGCCGGACGGGTCAACCAGATCCGCGCCGAGATCGAGAACTCGGACAGCGACTACGACCGTGAGAAGCTGCAGGAGCGCCTGGCCAAGCTGGCCGGCGGTGTTGCGGTGATCAAGGCCGGCGCCGCCACCGAGGTCGAGCTCAAGGAGCGCAAGCACCGCATCGAGGACGCCGTGCGCAACGCCAAGGCGGCCGTCGAGGAGGGCATCGTCGCCGGTGGCGGCGTTGCGCTGCTGCAGGCATCGCAAGCTGCCTTCGAGAAGCTGGAGCTCGATGGCGAAGAGGCCGTCGGCGCCAACATCGTCAGGGTCGCCGTCGAGGCGCCGCTGAAGCAGATCGCTGTGAACGCGGGCCTGGAAGGTGGTGTCGTGGCCGAGAAGGTGCGTCACCTCGAGCCCGGACACGGCCTGAACGCCGCGACCGGCGACTACGTGGACCTCATCGAGGCGGGGATCATCGACCCGGCCAAGGTGACCCGGTCCGCGCTGCTGAACGCCGCGTCGATCGCCGCGCTGTTCCTGACCACCGAGGTCGTCGTGGCCGACAAGCCCGAGAAGGCCGCTCCGGTCGCCCCGGGTGCCGGTGACATGGGTGGCATGGACTTCTAG
- a CDS encoding DEAD/DEAH box helicase: protein MTDGPLIVQSDHTLLLEVDHPQAATCRREIAVFAELERSPEHVHTYRLTRLGLWNARAAGHDAEQIVDTLVRYSRFPVSPALLLDISDTVSRYGRLELHNHPAHGLVLVSHDRAVLTEVQRHKKTSAMLGAQIDDDTVVVHPSERGRLKQALLAIGWPADDLAGYVDGEQHPIALRQEGWHLREYQQQAAENVYHGGSGVVVLPCGAGKTIVGAAAMALAQATTLILVTNTVAARQWRDELMARTSLTADEIGEYSGQSKEIRPVTIATYQILTAKRKGVYAHLELFDARNWGLIIYDEVHLLPAPVFRFTADIQSRRRIGLTATLVREDGRESDVFALIGPKRFDAPWRDIEAQGYIAPADCCEIRVSLPESDRMVYALAEPEDRYRLAAASPVKSEVVRQLISMHPDEQILVIGQYLDQLDELAADLDAPLITGKTPVRRRQELFDAFRAAEVRVLVVSKVANFSIDLPEARVAIQVSGTFGSRQEEAQRLGRVLRPKSDGATAHFYTVVTRDTVDADFAAHRQRFLAEQGYAYRITDAADL, encoded by the coding sequence GTGACGGACGGACCGCTGATCGTCCAGAGCGATCACACGTTGCTGTTGGAGGTCGACCATCCGCAGGCTGCCACCTGCCGCCGGGAGATCGCCGTGTTCGCAGAACTGGAGCGCTCGCCCGAGCACGTGCACACCTACCGCCTCACCCGACTCGGGTTGTGGAACGCCCGCGCCGCCGGGCACGATGCCGAACAGATCGTGGACACCCTCGTCCGCTACTCGCGCTTCCCGGTCAGCCCCGCGCTGCTGCTGGACATCAGCGACACGGTCAGCCGATACGGGCGGCTGGAGTTGCACAACCACCCCGCCCACGGCTTGGTCCTGGTCAGTCACGACCGCGCGGTGCTCACCGAGGTGCAGCGGCACAAGAAGACCTCCGCCATGCTCGGGGCACAGATCGACGACGACACCGTGGTGGTCCACCCCAGTGAACGCGGGCGTCTGAAACAGGCGTTGCTCGCCATCGGCTGGCCCGCCGACGACTTGGCGGGCTACGTCGACGGTGAGCAGCATCCGATCGCCTTGCGCCAGGAGGGCTGGCACCTGCGCGAGTACCAGCAGCAGGCTGCGGAGAACGTCTACCACGGCGGCTCGGGGGTGGTGGTGCTCCCCTGTGGTGCGGGCAAGACGATCGTGGGTGCGGCGGCGATGGCCTTGGCGCAGGCCACCACCCTGATCCTGGTGACCAATACCGTGGCCGCCCGGCAGTGGCGCGACGAACTCATGGCGCGGACGTCGTTGACCGCCGATGAGATCGGGGAGTACAGCGGTCAGTCCAAGGAGATCCGGCCGGTCACGATCGCGACCTACCAGATCCTCACGGCCAAGCGAAAGGGCGTGTACGCGCACCTCGAGTTGTTCGACGCCCGCAACTGGGGGCTGATCATCTATGACGAGGTGCACCTGTTGCCCGCCCCGGTGTTCCGCTTCACCGCCGACATCCAGAGTCGCCGCCGGATCGGCCTCACGGCCACGCTGGTGCGTGAGGACGGCCGGGAGTCCGACGTCTTCGCCCTGATCGGGCCCAAGCGGTTCGACGCCCCGTGGCGCGACATCGAGGCGCAGGGTTACATCGCACCGGCCGATTGCTGCGAGATCCGCGTCAGCCTGCCCGAGTCCGACCGGATGGTGTACGCCCTTGCCGAGCCGGAGGACAGGTATCGGCTCGCAGCCGCCTCACCGGTGAAGTCCGAGGTGGTTCGGCAGTTGATCAGCATGCACCCCGACGAACAGATCCTGGTGATCGGGCAGTACCTCGATCAACTCGACGAACTCGCGGCCGACCTCGACGCCCCCCTGATCACCGGCAAGACCCCCGTGCGAAGACGACAGGAACTGTTCGACGCCTTTCGCGCTGCGGAGGTCCGGGTGCTCGTCGTCAGCAAGGTGGCCAACTTCTCGATCGATCTGCCGGAAGCCCGCGTGGCGATCCAGGTGTCGGGGACGTTCGGTTCCCGGCAGGAGGAGGCGCAGCGGCTCGGCCGGGTGCTGCGGCCGAAGTCCGACGGCGCCACCGCCCACTTCTACACCGTCGTCACCCGGGACACCGTCGACGCGGACTTCGCGGCGCACCGCCAGCGCTTCCTCGCCGAGCAGGGCTACGCGTACCGGATCACCGACGCCGCGGATCTGTAG
- a CDS encoding helicase-associated domain-containing protein, with protein MNAPADDLLTWLELAAIAGLIGPANDTVRPTPAAETWLHADPTAMWATLVDSWLDSDRPLGACQPEELGSLTLTGKPRTAHHRRHVLAVWPPHADLLQETVAWERPRMHEAQAQAAGFLDEAVRLGLVVGGVPTVAMAALPDDVAAAAAEVPAADSGGLIVQPDHTVIAPLSVDTGTWRLLQDVAHVESWGPVTTHRIDPARLRTVVAGREPDELLQRLARMSRTPLPQSVEYLVRDAARATAARVYRATVVEAGGADTAALTELGLTRVTDHLFTTDLPLTVVEQQLAAAGISVAAHAEPVAGTPFDVQRVAAVPDEHSVNRLVGLLLGEHALSDVGPPTLQDADPATMVDVCLEAIGKEQRLWVQYPDGDLDRIELIEPIEVRSGRLTGWSLTAGRTLGVPLARIAAYRSAQ; from the coding sequence ATGAACGCGCCCGCCGATGACTTGTTGACGTGGCTGGAACTGGCAGCGATCGCGGGTCTGATCGGTCCGGCGAACGACACGGTGCGGCCGACTCCCGCTGCTGAGACGTGGCTACATGCCGACCCGACCGCCATGTGGGCCACCCTGGTGGATTCCTGGCTGGACAGTGACCGCCCCCTCGGTGCCTGCCAGCCCGAGGAACTCGGCAGCCTCACCCTGACGGGCAAGCCGCGCACCGCCCACCACCGGCGTCATGTGCTGGCTGTGTGGCCCCCCCACGCCGACCTGCTGCAGGAGACGGTCGCGTGGGAGCGTCCGCGCATGCATGAGGCGCAAGCGCAGGCCGCGGGGTTCCTGGACGAGGCGGTCCGGCTCGGGCTCGTCGTCGGGGGAGTGCCCACAGTTGCGATGGCGGCCCTGCCGGACGATGTGGCGGCTGCGGCTGCTGAGGTGCCGGCTGCGGATTCGGGTGGCCTGATCGTGCAACCCGACCACACCGTGATCGCCCCGCTCTCGGTGGACACCGGGACCTGGCGGTTGTTGCAGGACGTCGCCCACGTCGAGTCCTGGGGTCCGGTGACGACACACCGCATCGACCCGGCCCGGTTGCGCACCGTGGTGGCCGGGCGCGAGCCGGACGAGCTCCTGCAGAGGTTGGCTCGGATGTCGCGCACCCCGTTGCCGCAGTCCGTCGAGTACCTGGTGCGCGACGCAGCACGCGCCACGGCGGCCCGTGTGTACCGCGCGACTGTCGTCGAAGCCGGTGGCGCGGACACCGCTGCGCTGACCGAACTCGGGCTGACGAGGGTGACGGACCACCTGTTCACCACCGACTTGCCGCTGACCGTGGTCGAGCAGCAGTTGGCGGCGGCAGGGATCAGCGTGGCCGCACACGCGGAACCGGTCGCCGGAACGCCCTTCGACGTGCAGCGGGTGGCAGCCGTCCCCGATGAGCACAGTGTCAATCGATTGGTGGGGTTGCTGTTGGGTGAGCATGCGCTGTCCGACGTCGGTCCGCCGACGCTGCAGGACGCCGATCCCGCGACCATGGTCGACGTGTGTCTTGAGGCCATCGGCAAAGAGCAGCGGCTGTGGGTGCAGTACCCCGACGGTGATCTGGACCGCATCGAACTCATCGAACCGATCGAGGTGCGATCGGGGCGTTTGACCGGATGGAGTCTCACCGCCGGACGCACGCTGGGGGTGCCGCTGGCCCGGATCGCCGCCTACCGGAGCGCGCAGTGA
- the larE gene encoding ATP-dependent sacrificial sulfur transferase LarE, with amino-acid sequence MGAEGLLCGPGDPIHLRTPPQQSHGPEPVHSSTDLLGVVRQTLLSVLDRPFVKACEHLQHAQLHRAEGLHRLQHAGVVGGTAGQLTQIGRPGVQEIRPETQQARHLPGRTATQIVGEGPWGPGNCIRSHPHYVTYMPGVDANADRVKALCDDLADYPGLLIAFSAGVDSAFLLAAALRSLPIDRVLAVTAVSPSLPAAELDYAREFAARIGARHVEAATDEMQRAGYRKNSTSRCYYCKAELLDVVTDHLGALPAGSRVATGTNADDLVAGFRPGIRAAAERGAVTPLADAGLDKATIRATARAWGLPVWDKPQAACLSSRVAYGIEISRTRLARVEAAEIAVRSSLAASQVASVNIRVRDLGDSARIEVDPDLLERPGPWQESVVAAVQATGFREAHIDPQGFRSGSMNEGRTPPT; translated from the coding sequence ATGGGCGCCGAAGGCCTGCTGTGCGGCCCGGGTGATCCGATACACCTGCGGACCCCCCCACAGCAAAGCCATGGACCAGAGCCGGTCCACAGCAGCACGGACCTGCTCGGGGTCGTCCGGCAGACCCTGCTCAGTGTCCTCGATCGTCCCTTCGTGAAGGCATGCGAACACCTCCAGCACGCGCAACTGCACCGTGCTGAGGGATTGCATCGCCTCCAGCACGCTGGCGTCGTCGGCGGCACGGCGGGCCAACTGACTCAGATCGGCCGGCCAGGGGTGCAGGAGATCCGGCCTGAGACGCAGCAGGCGCGTCACTTGCCCGGCCGTACGGCCACGCAGATCGTCGGCGAGGGACCGTGGGGACCGGGGAATTGCATTAGAAGCCATCCGCACTACGTTACGTACATGCCGGGAGTTGACGCGAACGCGGATCGGGTTAAGGCCCTCTGCGACGACCTAGCCGACTACCCCGGACTGCTGATCGCCTTCTCGGCCGGCGTCGATTCCGCCTTCCTGCTGGCCGCGGCGCTGCGCTCGCTGCCGATCGATCGGGTGCTCGCCGTCACCGCCGTGAGCCCCTCCCTGCCGGCCGCGGAGCTCGACTACGCCCGGGAATTCGCCGCACGCATCGGCGCCCGTCACGTGGAGGCCGCGACGGACGAGATGCAGCGCGCGGGTTACCGCAAGAACAGCACCTCGCGGTGCTACTACTGCAAGGCGGAACTGCTCGACGTGGTGACCGACCACCTCGGCGCCTTGCCCGCAGGCTCCCGGGTCGCCACCGGGACGAATGCCGATGACCTCGTGGCGGGCTTCCGCCCGGGTATCCGCGCAGCCGCCGAGCGTGGCGCCGTGACCCCGCTGGCCGACGCAGGGCTGGACAAGGCGACCATCCGTGCGACGGCCCGCGCCTGGGGCCTGCCTGTGTGGGACAAACCGCAGGCGGCGTGCCTGTCGAGCCGAGTCGCGTACGGCATCGAGATCTCCCGCACCCGCCTGGCCCGCGTCGAAGCCGCCGAGATCGCAGTGCGCTCGTCATTGGCCGCGTCGCAGGTCGCCTCGGTGAACATCCGAGTGCGCGACCTCGGCGACTCCGCCCGGATCGAGGTGGACCCGGACCTCCTCGAGCGGCCGGGGCCGTGGCAGGAGTCGGTGGTGGCGGCGGTGCAGGCCACGGGCTTCCGGGAGGCACACATCGACCCCCAGGGCTTCCGGTCCGGTTCGATGAATGAGGGCCGGACACCGCCGACGTAG
- a CDS encoding adenosine deaminase — MQLAEIRALPKILLHDHLDGGLRPQTVIDLAAECGYDQLPTRDAGELGQWFVDAADSGSLVRYLEGFEHTVAVMQTEEAIRRVAAECVEDLVADGVVYAEVRFAPELFTAGGLSMGQAVEAVLDGFDTDLDIEVNALLCAMRQADRGSEVADLVIAFRDDGVAGMDIAGPEVGFPASLFAEPFATLRRAMCHYTIHAGEAAGVESIRDALAVCSAERLGHGVRIIEDIRVSGEAAEIGEVAQYVRDREIPLEVCPSSNLQTGIADSIAEHPVTLLNDLGFTITLNTDNRLMSGTSLSQEMHSLVEEAGWDLQDLYGATIAAVDASFQSFDDKADLIVDVIQPGWSAHID; from the coding sequence ATGCAACTCGCCGAGATCCGCGCCCTGCCGAAGATCCTGCTGCACGACCACCTCGACGGCGGCCTGCGCCCGCAGACCGTGATCGACCTCGCCGCCGAATGCGGGTACGACCAGTTGCCCACCCGGGATGCCGGGGAACTCGGCCAGTGGTTCGTCGATGCGGCCGACAGTGGGTCACTGGTCCGGTACCTGGAGGGTTTCGAGCACACGGTTGCGGTCATGCAGACCGAGGAGGCGATCCGCCGGGTCGCCGCCGAATGTGTCGAGGACCTCGTGGCGGATGGCGTGGTGTACGCCGAGGTCCGTTTCGCCCCCGAGCTCTTCACCGCGGGTGGTTTGAGCATGGGGCAAGCGGTGGAGGCGGTGCTCGATGGGTTCGACACCGATCTGGACATCGAGGTCAACGCGCTGCTGTGCGCGATGCGGCAGGCCGACCGCGGTAGCGAGGTGGCGGACCTCGTGATCGCCTTCCGGGATGACGGGGTCGCCGGCATGGACATCGCCGGGCCCGAGGTCGGATTCCCCGCGTCGCTGTTCGCCGAGCCGTTCGCCACGCTGCGCCGGGCCATGTGTCACTACACGATCCACGCGGGCGAGGCGGCCGGGGTCGAGAGCATCCGGGACGCCCTGGCCGTCTGCTCCGCGGAACGGCTCGGGCACGGTGTGCGGATCATCGAGGACATCCGGGTGTCGGGAGAGGCTGCCGAGATCGGCGAGGTGGCGCAGTACGTGCGCGACCGCGAGATCCCACTGGAGGTGTGCCCGTCGTCGAATCTGCAGACCGGTATCGCCGACTCGATCGCCGAGCACCCGGTGACGCTGCTCAACGATCTCGGTTTCACGATCACGCTCAACACGGACAACCGGTTGATGAGCGGGACCTCGTTGAGCCAGGAGATGCACAGTCTGGTGGAGGAGGCGGGCTGGGACCTGCAGGACCTCTACGGCGCGACCATCGCGGCGGTCGACGCGTCCTTCCAGTCGTTCGACGACAAGGCCGACCTGATCGTGGACGTGATCCAGCCGGGGTGGAGCGCCCACATCGATTAG
- a CDS encoding cytidine deaminase, giving the protein MTDFEPLRAAARAALEHCYVPYSKVPVGAAALVDDGRVISGCNVENASYGVTLCAECTLVGALRMSGGGRLVAFSCCDGEGALLMPCGRCRQLLYEFGGPELLIDHPDGTKTLDDLLPSAFGPANLHKDV; this is encoded by the coding sequence ATGACCGACTTCGAGCCACTACGGGCAGCGGCACGCGCGGCGCTTGAGCACTGCTACGTGCCCTACTCGAAGGTTCCGGTGGGTGCCGCAGCGCTCGTCGACGACGGCCGTGTCATCAGTGGTTGCAACGTGGAGAATGCGTCGTACGGAGTGACCCTGTGCGCGGAGTGCACCCTGGTGGGGGCGCTGCGGATGTCCGGGGGAGGGCGCTTGGTGGCGTTCTCCTGCTGTGACGGTGAGGGCGCACTACTGATGCCCTGCGGACGCTGTCGGCAACTGCTGTACGAGTTCGGCGGCCCTGAATTGCTCATCGACCATCCTGACGGGACCAAGACCCTCGACGACCTGCTACCGAGCGCCTTCGGGCCTGCGAACCTCCACAAGGACGTCTGA